One window of Desulfovibrio subterraneus genomic DNA carries:
- a CDS encoding metal ABC transporter permease — MWQMLSFDFMQYAILAGILASIACGIVGSLVVVNRMVFLAGGVAHAAYGGVGLAFFFGLPVLPCTVGFSLGASMLMAGISLRYKEKADTAIGVLWAAGMAFGIILLDLTPGYNVDLMSFLFGSILAVPVQDLWLMAALDVLVIAVTCYLYPGLLLLSFDREFARVRGLSVTFLHCLMVGMAALTVVMIIRVVGLILVIALLTIPPFMAQRNARSLAGMMIRAIGWSIMFCLGGLAISYQFDITSGASIIAVAAVCFFIAMLVDAARRAFLNRRTAEKTV; from the coding sequence ATGTGGCAGATGCTCAGTTTCGATTTCATGCAATATGCCATCCTTGCAGGCATTCTTGCCTCCATAGCCTGCGGCATTGTGGGCAGCCTTGTTGTGGTCAACCGGATGGTCTTTCTGGCAGGAGGCGTGGCGCACGCTGCGTACGGCGGGGTAGGCCTTGCCTTCTTCTTCGGCCTGCCCGTTCTGCCGTGCACGGTCGGCTTCTCGCTCGGCGCCTCCATGCTCATGGCGGGCATATCCCTGCGTTACAAGGAAAAGGCAGACACGGCCATCGGCGTGCTCTGGGCTGCGGGCATGGCCTTCGGCATCATTCTTCTGGACCTTACCCCCGGCTACAACGTGGACCTGATGAGCTTTCTCTTCGGCTCCATCCTCGCTGTGCCGGTGCAGGACCTCTGGCTCATGGCGGCGCTGGATGTGCTTGTCATAGCCGTCACCTGCTACCTGTACCCCGGCCTGCTGCTGCTCTCCTTCGACCGCGAGTTCGCCCGCGTACGCGGACTTTCCGTCACGTTTCTGCACTGCCTGATGGTGGGCATGGCGGCTCTCACCGTGGTCATGATCATCCGCGTGGTGGGCCTTATTCTGGTCATCGCACTGCTTACCATTCCCCCCTTCATGGCGCAGCGCAATGCCCGCTCCCTCGCAGGCATGATGATACGCGCCATCGGCTGGAGCATTATGTTCTGCCTTGGCGGACTTGCCATCTCGTACCAGTTCGACATCACATCCGGTGCGTCCATCATTGCCGTGGCCGCTGTATGCTTCTTCATTGCCATGCTTGTTGATGCCGCGCGCCGCGCATTCCTTAACCGCAGAACGGCTGAAAAGACTGTCTAG